GTTTGATAACTTTCATCAATGTATTTTCTTTCTTTATCCCAGTATTTACCCAAAATATCATAATACAATTTGTTAATGATGGCATCAATTTTTTCATTAACTTCTAACTTGCCATATCCTAAAACTACAAAAACTCCTTCTTTTTTGAGTGTTCTGCTTACTTCTTGATAAAATTTATTAAAATCAAACCAATGAATAGCCTGTGCTACAATAATTAAATCAAAAAAATCAGATTTAAAAGAAGAGTTTTCTGCCTGTTCGATGGAATAAACTATGTTTTCTTTTTGAACAGCATTTTTGATTTGATTCTGACTTATATCTGTAGCAAACACCTTTTCAAAATCTTGTGCCAACTTATCAGCTACCTGTCCATTTCCAGTCCCACAATCCCAAGCATTTTGTTTTTTATCCAAATAAGAATAGATAATTTCAAAAACTTCTTTTGGATAAGAAGGACGATAAATAGAGTAACTTTTAGAGTGCTGAGAAAAGTTATCTTTCATAGAATTATGATTTGATATAAAATTATAAATAACTCAAATTATGTACAAGAGAATTGCTCGTATTTAGAAAAGAGTTTTTTTACTTCCTAATTTTTCATTGCATCATAAATCACTTGTTGTATTCTCGTTCTAGTATTAAGGTTCATGAGCATTTTGCTTTCTCTTGTGGGATAAACTCTATTAGACAGAAAAACAAAAATCATTTCAGTTGCA
This is a stretch of genomic DNA from Bernardetia sp. MNP-M8. It encodes these proteins:
- a CDS encoding class I SAM-dependent methyltransferase; amino-acid sequence: MKDNFSQHSKSYSIYRPSYPKEVFEIIYSYLDKKQNAWDCGTGNGQVADKLAQDFEKVFATDISQNQIKNAVQKENIVYSIEQAENSSFKSDFFDLIIVAQAIHWFDFNKFYQEVSRTLKKEGVFVVLGYGKLEVNEKIDAIINKLYYDILGKYWDKERKYIDESYQTIPFPFKEVEQKKNKKLFNELEWTLENLIGYLNTWSAVKHYNNQNSSNLKNDAIEIIYQDLENAWKGKEVRTVKFPILLRIGTITNK